One Rouxiella sp. S1S-2 genomic window, TGAGCATCCTCCAACGTCGGCGTTCCCCAAATCGGCCCAACCGTTTCCTCATGCAGCGCAGTTTCGGCTGAGGTCCAAATATGCACCAGACCCATCGCCCGCGCCGCATCAAGACGCTGTACGTAATCTTCAAGGCCCTGATCGGCAACCACAATCTTGCCCTCAACCTGCTGCGCCCACTGCTGCCACTCAAGGTCGCTGCGGGCAAGGGTTGACTGCGCATCGTAATAAAGCGCTGCGCTGACACCCTGCGGACAGTGGGCAGAGAAGGAGCGGGTCTTGGCCTGGCCCTGCCAATCGGGAAAATCGGGCAGCGTCAGGCTACCGGCAAGCGGGTCACTCAGCAGCAGCGGGCAATGCTCAAGTCGCGCATCAAGCCCGTGCGAGTGCAGCACATTAACCAGCAGGCTGGCGGCACGCTCGGCGTCTTCGCTACCGGATAAACGATGCAGCGAAGAATACGCCTGCAGAAGCTCATCCATAACCGGCATCAGTTGCTCAAAAACGGGGGCAATAAAGGCCATTATTTTGTGCCAGCGCCCTGATGTACGGCGATATCGAGGTCACCGAAGTATTTGGTACGAATGTTATCCCAGGTGCCGTCAGCAATAATTTTTGCCAATCCCTGGTCGAGCAGCGCCTTGGTTTTGGCATCACCCTGACGTACGCCGTAGGATGAGCCGATGCTGAACAGTTTGTCGTCACGTACTTCAGGACCGGTCAGGGTGAAATCTTTACCTTCCGGTTTGTTGAGGAAGCCGTAAGTTACCGCCACCGCCGGGCTTAATGCGGCATCCAGACGACCGGCGACTAAATCTTGATAGATGGTGTCCTGATCGGCATAGGCGACAACGTCAACGCCTTTTGGCAGCCAGTAGGCGTTAGCATACATTTCTTGAATAGACCCCTGCTGCACCGCAACGCGTTTACCTTTCAACGACTCAGGCGTCGGCAGCAGCGGACTGCCTTTTTGCACCACTAGCTTGGTCGGAATATGGTAAACAAAATCGCTGAAATCGATGACTTTGCGACGTTTTTCAGTGGCACCCTGCGGAGAAATAAAATCAACTTTTTTGGCCAGCAGCGACGGGATTTCAGCGTCAAAGCTGGTGACAACATAGTTGCACGTCACCTGCATCTCTTTGCAAATAGCGTTGGTCACGTCAATTTCATAACCACTCGGCGTCCCTTGCGCATCGCGAAATTGGAAAGGTGGATAGCTGAGATCGGCGGCAACCCGTAGTGTTTCCCCGGCGGCGTGAGCCGCGCCGGTGGTCAACGTCAAGCCCAGCAGGGCAAGGCCCAGAGTGTGTTTGATGGTGGTTTTCATGATTCTTTTTCCCGTCTTTTTTTCTTAAAAGTTTATTTTCTGAGGATAATGGTTTCTTCAACGCAACCGGTTTTCAGTTCTGCGCTTTCCAACTGAGGAATTCGTCTCTTACCGCACGCAGCATCTCGGGGCTTTCAATGAGGTCAACGGCGGTCATGGCGAGAGCTTTTGCGGCATTGAGCATTGCCTCGAGTCCGGCGTCAGACCCAGCGGCTTCGGCAAATTCTGGGGTGTGCGGCATAACATCGCCGATGCGCAGATAAGGATGGATTGCAGCAGTGATTTGGCTGACGTTGCCGATATCAGATGAACCAATTCCGCCACTGCGCGGCGGTGGCACCACTTCAACGCCCAAAATATCGAGGTTTTGTTTGAAAAACTCGGCCAACATCAGGTTATTATTACGCTCAGCATAGGTCAGCCCTTCTTCAATTTCTAGACGCGCACCGCTCATGTCCGCTGCACCCTGCGCCGCTGCGAAAACTTTAGCGCGTACCGTGGCCAGCCCTTTCACGGTGTTGGCACGCAGCAGGAATTTTGCCTCGGCGTAGGCGGGCACAACATTGGTCGCGCTGCCGCCGTCGGTAATGATTCCGTGCACCCGCACATCGTCGGTAAACAACTGGCGCAGCGCATTAATACCGACAAAAGTGTGGATCACGGCGTCGAGCGCGCTAATGCCGTTTTGCGGGGCAGAGGCTGCATGCGCCGCCTTGCCATAAAACTTGAATACGGCATCAACGCAGGCCAGTCCGCCGCGAACGACCATCGTTTTGTCGCGCGGATGGAACATCATCACCGCGTCGTGATCGTCAAAAATGCCTTTTTCAGCGAGGATAATCTTGCCTCCGCCCTCTTCTTCCGCCGGCGTTCCTATCACTTCAAGCCGCCCACTCAGCTCAGGAAAACCGGTTTTTAAGGCCAGCGCAGCGGCTATTGATGCGGTGCCTATCAGGTTATGCCCACAGGCGTGACCCAATCCGACCAGCGCGTCGTATTCCGCCAGCAGGGCGATAGTCGGCCCCGGTTTGCCGCTGTCGTAGGTAGCGCGAAACGCAGTAGGCAAATCGCCTAGCCTTTCCTCTATCTGAAATCCGGCCTCACGCAAAGGGGAAATCAGCGCCGTGGCGGACTCAAATTCTTCAAAACTCAGCTCGGGATTAGCATGAATCGTTAACGCCAAATGTTTAAGACGAGGAGCCAGACTGTCGACGGTATAAATAATTTTATCTTTTTGACCCTTTTTGGTGCATTCGGACATGATTTTTCCCTGAGCAAGTGCAGATTACGCCTTAATTTGCGGCTTTTTTCTGATAGAAATAGGAGGTTCTTCTCAACATCTACCACAAATAGGGGATTTTTAGGCGACCGTCCAATTAAGTGTTTTTATCTGCAGACGCTTTCATGCAAAAATTATTTTATGACACTTTTCTAAGCACAGCGCTGAGCGGCTTATTCAAGCCGGGCGGACATCGGGGAAATAAGGTATGAATGAAAAAGACTGGCTGACCGTTCTCAGCGTGTATCAGCATAAGAATATTACCCGCGCCGCCGAGCAGCTTTATAGTTCACAGCCCGCCCTGAGTTATCGGCTTAAGCAAATAGAGCGCAAGCTGGCCATTCGCCTGTTCGACGACGGACACAAGGGCCTGGTGTTTAGTGCGCAGGGGGAATATCTGGCGCAGCATGCGCAAAAAGTTCTGCGCGATTTACAGCTGCTCAAGGAAAATCTGCACAGTCTGGAGATGGCGCAGCAGGGCGAGATTTCTATCGGCGTTTCCAGTAATTATGCCGCGTATCGACTGCCGCCGCTGCTTAGCCGTTTTCGGCTGTCGCACCCTGGTATTCGCATTAATTTAATGAGCGGACTGAGCGAAGAAATATTCACCCTGCTGCAGCGCGGCGATATTGATATCGCCATCGTCAAAGACGACTATCACTGGAAAGAAGGCAAAGACTTGATTGATGAGGATGATTATTTATTGATAAGTCAGCAAGATTTCGATTTCGCCCTGTTGCCACATTTGCCGCAAATTCGCATTGTTCACGGCCAGCATGTCACACAGCTGCTCGAAAGGTGGTGGAACGCTAATTTCTCTCATGCGCCTAACATTGCCATGACCGTCGACAAACTTGAAGTCTGTTTGGGAATGGTCACGCACGGCCTGGGATACGCGATTATTTCGAGCTATTTACCCCTGCCAGAAAGCCTTTATCGCCGCCCCATTTCTCTGGAGGGCCAACAGGTTAAAAACCGTACCTGGCTGCTTTATCGGCATAATATTGAGTCATCTCCGGTTATGCAGTCCTTTATTCACATTCTCAAGAGCACTCCGCTTTAAGCCTTTTCGTGAACTATGCTTAGGACAACCTATTCATGGAGCAACGGACATGACTCTTGATCTTATTGGCGTCGGCATCGGCCCTTTCAATCTCAGTCTTGCGGCGATGGCCAAGGACAGTGGCCTGATTCAGAGTGCTTTTTTTGATGCCAACCGCGAGTTCGGCTGGCATCCTGGCATGCTGCTGCCCACCGCCACGATGCAGACCTACGTTCTACAGGATTTAGTCACCACGGTTTCCCCGCGCAGCGAATTCTCATTTATTAATTACCTGGTGGAGCGCAAGAAAATCTATCGTTTTCTCGCCACCGAGCAGTTGACCATCAGCCGCGATGAATTTTCAGACTATTTGCTGTGGGCCTGCAAAAAAATGTCGAATTTGCACTTCTCACATCCGGTAGAAAATATCGATTTTAACGACCGCGACAAGTGTTTTCAGGTGCAAACGCCTGAAGGAGAATATCGCGCGCGGCATATCTGCTTGGGCACAGGTCATGCGCCCTGGACCCCGCTTTCAGCGCGTTCAGCGCTAGGGGAAAACTGTTTTCACGCCGCAGAGATTGAGCTGCTGGAGCCAGACTTTAACGGCAAAAGAGTGATGATCGTTGGTGGCGGCCAAAGTGGAGCAGATATCATGCTCAATACCTTGGACGGACATTGGGGAGAACCGGCACACCTCGCCTGGCTGTCGCGGCGGCCTAATTTTCAACCGTTGGACGAGTCGATATTTACCAATGAATATTTCACGCCCGAATACGTCAACTATTTCTACACCCTGCCCGACGAAGTCAGACAGGAAGAGATAAAAACGCAAAAGTTACCGTCGGACGGCATCAGCTATCACACGCTGGAAAAGATTTATCATCATCTTTACCACAGATTCGACGTGCTGCAGCAGCCGAGAAACGTCTCACTGTTGCCACACAGAGCGCTGAAAAACGTTACGCGGACCGCCGAGGACCGTTTCCAACTGCTGGCTACTCACGGTCTAAGCCAATGCGAAGAGCATTTTGAGGCGGATATTGTGATTTTAGCCACCGGTTATCGACCCGCACTGCCTGACTATCTCGCGCCACTGCTCGAACGTATCCCCTATGACCAAGAGCAGCATCTGCCGCTGGAGGCCAATTTTAATCTTCGCTGGAACGGGCCTGAGACTAACCGTATTTACGCGGTAAATGCGGGAATACACAGCCACGGCGCGGCCGAAGGCCAGCTGACATTAACCGCCTGGCGATCGGCAAAAATTATCAATCATCTGCTTGGACAGGCGTTCTACGATATCCGCCCCTGTGAGTCGCTGGTTCAGTGGTGGCCCAATAAAAAAGACCACGTTAAACGGTGAGCGTACCGTCGATTATTGTGCAGGTTTCGCCTCCTATCCACGGCTGACCTTGCTCATAGCGCACAAACACTCTGCCGTCCCGCTGGCGTTGAGTGCCCTGACGAACGCGATATTGACGAGACGTTTCGCCACCGTCGGGGAAGTCAAGCATGGCAAGCACGCGCGCCAGACAGGCATTCGCGCTGCCGGTAACCGGGTCTTCTACCAACTGCGATTGCTCAATAAACAGCGCCCGTAGCTCATAGTCCAGCGTATTATCATTCAAGCACGGGCCATACGGCGCGATGCCGTTAACCTGCGTTTGCTTTTGCAGTTCCGCCAAGGCAGCCGCATCAACATTGAGCTGCAAACAGGCTTCGGCGCTTGGCATTCTCACCACCAGCCAGCGAATGCCCATATCTACGATGTACGCTTCAAAGCCTGATGCTCGCGGCGTGTTTTTCAGCGTATCCTCCAGCAGTGCAACGCTTTCTGGAGCCAGAACAGTAATGTTGACCGCCGGTGCGCCAAAGGCCAGTCCGCCCTCAGGCAGTTGATTGACAGGCACCAGCCCCACGCCACACTGCTGAACCAACTGTCCCGGCGTTTTAGGTATCAATCCTGTCTCGAGCAGCGCGTGCGCCGTGCCCAGCGTAGGATGACCGGCGAAAGGCAACTCGTAGTCTGGAGTAAAGATTCGCACCAGATAGTCGGCGATGGGGTTGGTCGGCGGCAGAACAAAGGTCGTTTCTGAAAGGTTGGTCCACCGGGCAATCGCCTGCATTTGCGCATCGTCAAGACCTTCAGCCTCAAGGATAACGGCCAACGGGTTACCCTTCAGCGGTTGGGCGGTAAAAACATCAACCTGTTTAAAACGACGTTTAACTGACATAACACCTGCTTTTATGAAAGAAATAGGGGCGGAGAGAGTGGGTTATCACAGGGGGTGCTGCTGCCGATGATTGAGCAAATCGACATAGGCCTGATCCACCAGTTCTTGACGCTGAATTTGCAAACGCTCAAGTAAATCCTCTGCGATAGCAATACCTTGCGCTTCAGTTTCATCTTCGTCCAACACGACTTCAAATTCAAGAAAATCACCGAGTCCCTGGACGCGGTCAAGATGCAAACGGGTTTGTCCGACCCTAAACAGCGTGCGCTGCTTAATAACGCGACCGGCACTGCCCAAGGCTAAGGTCAGCGTTTCGCGCAGTCCGTTCGGATCCTGAGTTTCAGAAAGAGAATAGAAACTGGTTTTAGGGCCAGCCTGATCCACCCGCCGATAAAAGATAAGTTCGCCGCGGTCTACAGCCAGCGTACGCAGTTTCAAACGGCCATTCGGACAAACAAAAAAGGTGTCATCCTGTTCTATGATGTCGGGAATGCCGTCGGCCAGCAGGGCTATTTCGGCGTAAAGAGCAGAAAAGTCGTCAATTCGTGCTTTGATTTCAATATTACGGGCCATGGCAAACTCCATAAAAGGCGGGAATAACTCAGTTTATCATTGCATTATGAACGCACAAATTCGGAAGACGATTTGCTGTTGATTAAGCGCAGTAACCCTATAAACTCATTGGCATTACGCACCCAGGCCGGAGGCCAGAGTCAAGAATGATATGGATTATGATTGCTGCACTGGTGGTGGTTTTTGTTGTCGGCTATTGGATTATGACCGCAGATACCAGAAAGGCTAACGATTCACTGGCCAGTTTATTAAAGATAAAACCGGTTTATATTGATTCGATGCTGCTGGAGATGGGCAAACGGCAGAGCGCGATGTTTATTCGCTCGATTAGCGGGGGATACGCAGAAGAGATCCGCAAAGCGGCTTATATCGTGTTTATTTATCATACGTTCATCAAAGATGCCTCTGACGAGAATATTACCCACTGGCGCAACGTGTTGGTTCGCGCTCATCTCGATCCTGTGCTGACCAGTGAGCACGCCGAGCTGGCGTTATTTTACTTCGCCGAACTCGATATTGAACCGTTCGAGCTGGCGCAGTTTCGCCGCACTTACAACGAAACCTTTAATCAAATTCACCTGGTTTAAACACAACCCATCCGAACCTTCCCCCGAAAGGGGAAGGGACATATTTGGGCTTATCTGAAGACGTTATCCAGATAGTTGCTCAGGATCTGGCGTGAGCTGAAACCGTGGCAAATGCCATAATAAACAACGGCTTCACTTTCCAGGTCGAGAGGAAATTGGGTGTAAACGTGACTGCTACGAGAAGACGCCGTCGGTTCAGCAAATCGTTCACTGCGCTCTTTCATTGCAGGGTGAATAACCAACGCCGTGCGACCAAAACGCGCTTCTCGATTGACATAAACATAGTGCTCGCCTCGGCGATAACCATAGGCTTTATCGTCAATAAAATCTCGTTCGAATCCGGATGTTTCTAACACTTTTGCCACTTCATCGGGCCGTAAATACATGGTTTGTCCTCGCTATCTAAACCGCATGGCGACCTTACCGCAATAAATCTGTCAAACAATGCATTTAGCCTTAATTCACGGCTATTTAGGAATTATCTAAGCTTTTGCCAGCAGGATCATTTAAATTTTTGCCCTATTCGTTTTGCTTTTTGCGATTCTCAATACGCATCATTTTAAGCGTGATCACTATCGCCAACATCACCATGAATGAGGCGGCAAGATAGATTGACGGCGTGCCAAAATGTGAAATCACCAGACCAGCCACCGGGCCAGTAATGCCCAGGCCGAGGTCCAGAAATGCCGAGTATGTTCCCAAGGCCGTGCCCTGATTTTGCTGGGGCACCTGCTTCACCGCCTCTACGCCCAGCGCAGGAAAAATAAGCGAGAAACCCGAACCGGTAAGAAACGCGCCGATTTCAACGCTGAACGGGCTGTGCCCCTGCCAAATCATCAACAGGCCAATAATTTCTATCAGAAAAGACACAACGGACACTTTCAGGCCGCCGAAGCGCGCAATATTGCTGCCAAATATTAATCGCATGCCGACAAAGCCCATGCTGAACAGGGTCAGGGTAAACGCCGCGCCTTCCCAGCCTTTGTCTGCATAATAGAGGGTGATAAAGGTGGCAATCACGCCAAAACCAATGGTCCCGAAGCCCAATCCCAGACCGTGCATCCAAATTTTCCCCACCACGGCGCGAAAGGCGATACGCTTACCGGTGACCACAGTAATGGCCTGCTTTGTCGAAGCCAGAGCGATGGCAAGCACAGCAATAATCATCACCAAGCCCGCTACGCCAAGCAGTCCCCAATGCAGGTTAAGCAGCACGCCCAGCGGCGCGCCCACGGCCATTGCGCCATAGGTTGCCACCCCGTTCCATGAGATGACTCGTCCAGTGTGAATAGGATTGGTCGCGCCAATTCCCCATAAAATAGTGCCCGTAGCGGCAAAACTTTCGCCTACGCCCAAAAATATGCGACCAAAGCACAACAGAATCAGACTAAGCACCGGGATAGCGCTGCTTAAAAAGGCCAATACGTAGAACAGTCCACTGATGCCACAGCAGGCCAGTCCGAAAATAACCACCTTTTTAGGGCCAATGTTGTCAGCGAAACGTCCGGCGTGAGGACGACTGGCAAGCGTGGCGAAATACTGCACGCTGATAATCAGTCCCGCCAGAACCGAGTTGAAACCGAGCTTGCCGTGAACGAATCCGGGCAGTACCGCGAGGGGTAAACCGATGCTCAAATAGCAAACAAATGTGAAAATGACTATCGACAGTATGCGCTTATTTAACTGTAAATTAGTTTGAAACTTACTTGGGGACATGGACTAGCCTGGATGTAGATCACAGTTTTGTGGAATTCACAGCATAAACAGGTTTTTCCATGCTGCAAATGAAAAAACGTTTTAAAAATGTCATCAATTGTCTGACTGACGCCTATTTTGCAGAAAAATCCGAGCCAGCAGAGTTAAGTCCTCGTCACTAATGAAGAAAATCACACGCTATAACT contains:
- a CDS encoding transporter substrate-binding domain-containing protein — its product is MKTTIKHTLGLALLGLTLTTGAAHAAGETLRVAADLSYPPFQFRDAQGTPSGYEIDVTNAICKEMQVTCNYVVTSFDAEIPSLLAKKVDFISPQGATEKRRKVIDFSDFVYHIPTKLVVQKGSPLLPTPESLKGKRVAVQQGSIQEMYANAYWLPKGVDVVAYADQDTIYQDLVAGRLDAALSPAVAVTYGFLNKPEGKDFTLTGPEVRDDKLFSIGSSYGVRQGDAKTKALLDQGLAKIIADGTWDNIRTKYFGDLDIAVHQGAGTK
- a CDS encoding M20 family metallopeptidase; this encodes MSECTKKGQKDKIIYTVDSLAPRLKHLALTIHANPELSFEEFESATALISPLREAGFQIEERLGDLPTAFRATYDSGKPGPTIALLAEYDALVGLGHACGHNLIGTASIAAALALKTGFPELSGRLEVIGTPAEEEGGGKIILAEKGIFDDHDAVMMFHPRDKTMVVRGGLACVDAVFKFYGKAAHAASAPQNGISALDAVIHTFVGINALRQLFTDDVRVHGIITDGGSATNVVPAYAEAKFLLRANTVKGLATVRAKVFAAAQGAADMSGARLEIEEGLTYAERNNNLMLAEFFKQNLDILGVEVVPPPRSGGIGSSDIGNVSQITAAIHPYLRIGDVMPHTPEFAEAAGSDAGLEAMLNAAKALAMTAVDLIESPEMLRAVRDEFLSWKAQN
- a CDS encoding LysR family transcriptional regulator; this encodes MNEKDWLTVLSVYQHKNITRAAEQLYSSQPALSYRLKQIERKLAIRLFDDGHKGLVFSAQGEYLAQHAQKVLRDLQLLKENLHSLEMAQQGEISIGVSSNYAAYRLPPLLSRFRLSHPGIRINLMSGLSEEIFTLLQRGDIDIAIVKDDYHWKEGKDLIDEDDYLLISQQDFDFALLPHLPQIRIVHGQHVTQLLERWWNANFSHAPNIAMTVDKLEVCLGMVTHGLGYAIISSYLPLPESLYRRPISLEGQQVKNRTWLLYRHNIESSPVMQSFIHILKSTPL
- a CDS encoding lysine N(6)-hydroxylase/L-ornithine N(5)-oxygenase family protein translates to MTLDLIGVGIGPFNLSLAAMAKDSGLIQSAFFDANREFGWHPGMLLPTATMQTYVLQDLVTTVSPRSEFSFINYLVERKKIYRFLATEQLTISRDEFSDYLLWACKKMSNLHFSHPVENIDFNDRDKCFQVQTPEGEYRARHICLGTGHAPWTPLSARSALGENCFHAAEIELLEPDFNGKRVMIVGGGQSGADIMLNTLDGHWGEPAHLAWLSRRPNFQPLDESIFTNEYFTPEYVNYFYTLPDEVRQEEIKTQKLPSDGISYHTLEKIYHHLYHRFDVLQQPRNVSLLPHRALKNVTRTAEDRFQLLATHGLSQCEEHFEADIVILATGYRPALPDYLAPLLERIPYDQEQHLPLEANFNLRWNGPETNRIYAVNAGIHSHGAAEGQLTLTAWRSAKIINHLLGQAFYDIRPCESLVQWWPNKKDHVKR
- a CDS encoding PhzF family phenazine biosynthesis protein, with amino-acid sequence MSVKRRFKQVDVFTAQPLKGNPLAVILEAEGLDDAQMQAIARWTNLSETTFVLPPTNPIADYLVRIFTPDYELPFAGHPTLGTAHALLETGLIPKTPGQLVQQCGVGLVPVNQLPEGGLAFGAPAVNITVLAPESVALLEDTLKNTPRASGFEAYIVDMGIRWLVVRMPSAEACLQLNVDAAALAELQKQTQVNGIAPYGPCLNDNTLDYELRALFIEQSQLVEDPVTGSANACLARVLAMLDFPDGGETSRQYRVRQGTQRQRDGRVFVRYEQGQPWIGGETCTIIDGTLTV
- a CDS encoding class IV adenylate cyclase, encoding MARNIEIKARIDDFSALYAEIALLADGIPDIIEQDDTFFVCPNGRLKLRTLAVDRGELIFYRRVDQAGPKTSFYSLSETQDPNGLRETLTLALGSAGRVIKQRTLFRVGQTRLHLDRVQGLGDFLEFEVVLDEDETEAQGIAIAEDLLERLQIQRQELVDQAYVDLLNHRQQHPL
- a CDS encoding DUF1198 domain-containing protein, translating into MIWIMIAALVVVFVVGYWIMTADTRKANDSLASLLKIKPVYIDSMLLEMGKRQSAMFIRSISGGYAEEIRKAAYIVFIYHTFIKDASDENITHWRNVLVRAHLDPVLTSEHAELALFYFAELDIEPFELAQFRRTYNETFNQIHLV
- a CDS encoding DUF2002 family protein encodes the protein MYLRPDEVAKVLETSGFERDFIDDKAYGYRRGEHYVYVNREARFGRTALVIHPAMKERSERFAEPTASSRSSHVYTQFPLDLESEAVVYYGICHGFSSRQILSNYLDNVFR
- a CDS encoding MFS transporter → MSPSKFQTNLQLNKRILSIVIFTFVCYLSIGLPLAVLPGFVHGKLGFNSVLAGLIISVQYFATLASRPHAGRFADNIGPKKVVIFGLACCGISGLFYVLAFLSSAIPVLSLILLCFGRIFLGVGESFAATGTILWGIGATNPIHTGRVISWNGVATYGAMAVGAPLGVLLNLHWGLLGVAGLVMIIAVLAIALASTKQAITVVTGKRIAFRAVVGKIWMHGLGLGFGTIGFGVIATFITLYYADKGWEGAAFTLTLFSMGFVGMRLIFGSNIARFGGLKVSVVSFLIEIIGLLMIWQGHSPFSVEIGAFLTGSGFSLIFPALGVEAVKQVPQQNQGTALGTYSAFLDLGLGITGPVAGLVISHFGTPSIYLAASFMVMLAIVITLKMMRIENRKKQNE